CAAGATATTCGATCAGAAGAACCCAGACTTGCATTTTTGAAGAGAAAGACAGCTTGAAGTGGCTCTTCTGCATCATTCTTTAGCTCTTCTAACCATCTCTTAACTAGGCTGTTCAATACTGAAGAATCTGCAGTtgcatatattttctatatcaaacctaagaaaaagaaagagaattgcCGCATGCCCCGTTATCAGAACAAAAATCCtgagcgtttggttcggggtgaaggggggataaggggttatcggAACAAAAATGCTGagcattttatatttgtaaatttagatttgatttaaaatttataatttataactttaaatttttaaatttgaaatttttttattttaaaagttatctatttaaatttgaaattttaaatataaaataaaaaaatttaaattcaaatataataattgaagCAATatcgttattttttatttataactacccactattctttttattctatgttatctatccaaacgttatttttcttatttccgggaacaactcaattttcatccaaacgcaaaattagtcTATTCCAGACTTATACCTTAACTTATACCTATTCCTgatataactagttcttacttaaccccgaaccaaatgaaGCCTAAATGAATTAGAAAAAGAATCTATGATGTACCAAACTCGAAATTTTATGAATAGTCAGTATGAGTATAGTAGAACGTTAAACCATTTTTCTGCTATCCACCAAGCTTGACACAGTTAGATAAAGTACAGAATCTTCAGAGCAAAGAAAAATCTTAGAGATCCGTATCTTCTTGACAAAAATAACACATTAACACCTATTGAGTTGAAAACTAAGTTACTAATCAAATACACGTTCAGCAGAAGGTCATGCCAAATAAGTCAATTACCTAAATTGATATTTCCTTACCAGGTATGTACCTCCGGATCACACAGTTTTCAAGATCACACAGTTGGTTTACAAATCCACAAAGTGCCTTAGAAGCATCATTCAGTGTGTTTTCCTCTTCGGGATCCAGTAGTAGAAACTCCACCGTAACACATTGTTCTGCTGCATCCTATTGTTGTTTAGTCCATGGCAGAAGCATAGCAGTCAGGCAACCATAGAGAAAATCATATaagctacaaaataaaataattaataatcaaaTTCATACCAGAAGAGATTTACGAATAGCTTCAGTTTTCATGCATGAAGACATACAAATAGCAATCACCTTTTTTGATACTTCATCACCACCCCATGCATACAGCGCCTTATTACTGAAAAGTGTTGCCAGTGATACGTCTACAGAAAAACATCCATAGGACTGAAAAATTTAGATGTAAACAAACACTATTAATCGCTCTACAATCTTTCAGTTCGCAACAACAAGATTCTCTTCTTGGCTAATTATAAACTTATGTTTTTGGTCACAAGGTTACCTCGATCGTCACTTTTGGCATGCATAGAGTCTCTCAGTTCAGGCAGAAAGCTATCTACGGGTAAGCTGTTTACAGCATGATGAAAATCTCGGAGACTGAATCTTTCTCCAGGTCGATATGCAATCTTCAGCTGTGGTAAATAATTGCATGAACAGTAAAATGACAATATGAGTATTTCAATTTCTCGTAAGTTCTTATCAACTAAAAAGCAAAGTGGAATATATGGCTACTTGAGACCCCTTTTTTAAGTCAGAAAGGGTATAATCAACCTCCCAAATTAGTGTAGATTAGCTAACAATGGATGTACTAACATAGCTAATATTAAACCACCAAAAAAGATAAGTAAAATACAGAAGGAGTAAATATTCACAACATTGCTACTGTAGAATTCCAAAGTAAATGAAACTAGCATACAACATATTTCactgataaaatttatttcttcaaGACCCTCTGGCGATAAATGCACGATCAGTTAGATGACATGGTTAAAGGTTTCAaatcaaaatagccaaaaccaGACCTCTTTCAGACGAGGTTTAGCAGAGACCAAACCAAAACTAGGGCAAAATGTTGCTTCGAGTTACTTCAGTGTGCAGTTAATTAAAGATTGACATACATGAAGAGCATCATTGCTAATTTTCTaggaaaatgttttttttttccgattgcGGCAAGGGCCCTAGGAAAAATGTATCATGACTCATTTTTAATGACTCTTCGGAATGACCTAAGGATTGCCTTACTCCATTAACAATAACATCTCTAGAAATTGAGCAGGAATGTACTGAATCAAATAATGGCCGTTTTAAACCCTATCATTCCATGATTGCTTGGATGTATAAGAAATAGAGGAGAATAAAGTCAATTTGCTCTTCTCCTTTTTCCGATCTTCTACTACCTAAAATCCTAAATCTCACTTCCAACTGCGGAATAAGCCGAAATTGAAAAACAGAACGCAAGATGATCTCTGACCTCGGCGGAGGACGAAGGGGCCCTGCTCCGGTCGATGTAGCACAAACCTATCCGATCTCGTAGGGCGAGGATCTCCTTCGTACccgcctccccctccctctcccctctcccccGCGACATCACGTAGAGATTCGCGAGCTGCAGCAAACACTGGCTACAACAACAACATACAACAGCGACAAGCTTAAACGAGAGGATTCCGTAGATGATGAACTCGACGAGATCGAACGAGATCGATGAGGATCGGAGCAAGAGGAGCACTTCACGATCGAGAGATCGATCgatggagagagggagagcgagagggagagggatcgATCACCTGTTTGAGATCGcggaggaggggaggggggaTGTTGCGGAGATCGAGCATGAAGCATAGGAGCGCCATTGTTCGCCTCTTCGTCCctctcgctctcctcctccgcgTTTCTCTCGTGGCAGTGGAACTGCGGAAGTGGAAGCGGATGCTCCTAAACCGTCCGAACATGGAGGATCAGATATTTGTAGGAGGCGAAGTGGCCTGCAGCGTACGACTCAAATTCTCGCGGGTGCTCTGTGCCAATTTAAATATCCATTtccaaaaaagataattttgagtttattattcaaccttttaaaattttaattttaaaatctaatatttaaatttttaaattaaatttgagtcaATTAACAGCATtctgacttcaaaatttaaccAATAGATTACTTATTTATAGCTGTGAGAATTTAataaagtatactaattaaatatgtacataagttattcaaattttaaagttaaaatattattaactaactaaaatcaaacaaattaaaatattggcaagtaagatcaaaattttagaaaactaGATAATCGACTCAAAATGACCCATATGTCTGATTAGCTTTGTATATTTTTgccaaaataaagaaaatagaaaagttgTCTTACACAAAAGATTGTTTGGTGAGAGATAATTATAAATTCTTTATAGATAACATAATATTAGCACATCTTATTTTGTTGATTGCAGTAAATAGAGCTATATGTCACGGACTTAAGCAAAATCGCTCATTAGCCCGCACGGCGCCCGCCTTTCTACTTAAAGATGGGCAAGCCTACCTCTCTACTCCTCTCTACTCGCTAAGTTAGGATCTACTCGTCCTAAActaagaacaagagagagatgaaaaaatTCTTCTATTACTTTGAAGTAGAGATTACAAATGAGAATTCTTCCTTCCTAATGAGAGAGAGTGGAGGCCACATCCTTATATAGACCACTCGCCACCCAAGCTACGAATAAAAAGACACCAAATGGCACGTAACTCCAAGACAAAGAGGGAAGCTACATATTCCCAAAAGACTATAATTTATTGCCCATCTAGAAActctaagggactcttgaccCTTCGGTATCCGCACCATCAGTCTTGAGATCCGCATAGAAGCTTCTAAAACGCCCCAGCAAAACCTCCGACAGAACGTTCCTTCGGAGAAtgggccactgtcaaggagaagtCAACGGAAAACATTTCTTCCGTGACATATagctataaataatttatccaGTTGCATGCAACTAAgaatgtatttataaattttatcacttATATAAAGTGGTAAAATTATTCTCATGTAGaggaaaagaataatttttttggtttaaaaggTGGTTAGCTAGATAAGCTTATGTCTtagttaaaattattatttataactatGATATTGGATATAGTTTTAACAATTATGATTGAGTCTCCTGTGAACTTCGAAATATAATAGTTAGATCtaaatatatcaaactaaaTACTACTGTATTTATATCTACATGCAATTATAATTGTAGTGTAGTTGCAACAAAGTACAAATATTCCTCACATTTCaacaagagagaaaaaattgaCCATTGTTCTATACTTTGTTCTCTATAGATGATCAGTGAGGTTAAGTAGTTTAAACAGGTAAAATAGACATAAGATTGTACAAATCCCCAGCTTTAATGAATCCCAACCTGCTCACTACTCGAACAATGACATTTCCACTGCATCATCACCCATTCCCATCACTCTAAGTCTCAGCATCCTCTCCACCATCCTCTGAACAACCTCGGACTCCGGCGTAAACATCGACCCTGCGATGCTGGCCACGCCGGGGTTCTGACTATTGAACACCGAGTAGGCGGTCGCAAGTCCGAACCCTGCATTCACACAAAAGTGCAGCAACCCCCGTGGGAACATAAACACGTCGCCCTCGCCAATGGTCCTCTGGAAAAGCCAACCGTTCGAATCTATGAACCCCGCAACCACCGTTCCATGAGCCACGTACATCATTTCCGATGCTCTCGGGTGCGAGTGCGGCAGTACCATCCCGTCCATGGCCAGGTCTGTCCGAGCCATCGATAGGCTTTGTGTGTTTAAGCCTGGAAATTCTGCTGCGGTTACGACAGTTACAGACGACCGGAAAAAGTTGTCAACGTCTCCAGCATGATTTAGTAGAGAAGTTTTGAAATCAGGCGCGGAGATGTTGTTATGGTTTTTACAGGGGAAGCCGTTGATGAAGAGCTTCTGCGACCGATCGCCTTGCAGTGCAGTCGGGCACACGTCTTGAAGAGGACCGTCGTCGGCAAAGCATGTCGAAA
The nucleotide sequence above comes from Ananas comosus cultivar F153 linkage group 17, ASM154086v1, whole genome shotgun sequence. Encoded proteins:
- the LOC109722975 gene encoding germin-like protein 11-1 isoform X2, producing the protein MNLHTIMSSSFLVIVLHLTFSISTCFADDGPLQDVCPTALQGDRSQKLFINGFPSEFPGLNTQSLSMARTDLAMDGMVLPHSHPRASEMMYVAHGTVVAGFIDSNGWLFQRTIGEGDVFMFPRGLLHFCVNAGFGLATAYSVFNSQNPGVASIAGSMFTPESEVVQRMVERMLRLRVMGMGDDAVEMSLFE
- the LOC109722975 gene encoding germin-like protein 11-1 isoform X1; protein product: MNLHTIMSSSFLVIVLHLTFSISTCFADDGPLQDVCPTALQGDRSQKLFINGFPCKNHNNISAPDFKTSLLNHAGDVDNFFRSSVTVVTAAEFPGLNTQSLSMARTDLAMDGMVLPHSHPRASEMMYVAHGTVVAGFIDSNGWLFQRTIGEGDVFMFPRGLLHFCVNAGFGLATAYSVFNSQNPGVASIAGSMFTPESEVVQRMVERMLRLRVMGMGDDAVEMSLFE